Proteins encoded in a region of the Mycolicibacterium chitae genome:
- a CDS encoding alpha/beta hydrolase, translated as MSLDPQIASIIETLDAGFPPVHTMTGEQARAAIRSRFVAPADPELVTQVQRRTVPGPDGPIEVRIYRPSAADERSVPTLVYAHGGGWVFCDLDSHDGLCRDFANRIPAVVVSVHYRRAPDEGQWPAAAEDMFAAASWAADHSTELGGDPETLLVGGDSAGGNLAAVTALMARDRGGPALAGQLLLYPVLGADFDTESYRAFGRGYYNPRPALQWYWDQYVPDVADRTHPYASPLHAEDLSGLPSTVAIVAGHDPLRDEGLAYVAALQRAGIPTVQHYFEGGVHGFMTMPAFDICQRARAQACAAVNEILDKAITT; from the coding sequence ATGAGCCTCGACCCGCAGATCGCTAGCATCATCGAAACACTCGACGCCGGGTTCCCGCCGGTGCACACCATGACCGGTGAACAGGCGCGGGCCGCCATCCGGTCCCGGTTCGTCGCACCGGCCGACCCCGAGCTCGTGACGCAGGTCCAGCGGCGCACGGTGCCCGGCCCCGACGGTCCGATCGAGGTCCGCATCTACCGCCCGAGCGCCGCCGACGAGCGATCGGTGCCGACCCTGGTCTACGCCCACGGCGGCGGTTGGGTGTTCTGCGACCTCGACAGCCACGACGGCCTGTGCCGGGACTTCGCCAATCGCATTCCCGCCGTGGTGGTTTCGGTCCATTACCGGCGCGCACCCGACGAGGGGCAGTGGCCCGCGGCGGCCGAGGACATGTTCGCCGCCGCCTCCTGGGCGGCCGATCACAGCACCGAACTCGGCGGGGATCCCGAGACGCTGCTGGTCGGCGGGGACAGCGCCGGCGGCAACCTGGCCGCCGTCACGGCCCTGATGGCGCGCGACCGCGGCGGGCCCGCCCTGGCCGGCCAACTGCTGCTGTACCCGGTGCTCGGCGCCGACTTCGACACGGAGTCCTACCGCGCGTTCGGCCGCGGGTACTACAACCCGCGACCGGCGCTGCAGTGGTACTGGGATCAGTACGTGCCCGACGTCGCCGACCGGACCCATCCCTACGCCTCGCCCCTGCACGCCGAGGACCTCTCCGGTCTGCCATCCACCGTCGCGATCGTGGCCGGGCACGACCCGCTGCGCGACGAGGGCCTCGCCTACGTGGCGGCGCTGCAGCGCGCCGGGATCCCCACCGTCCAGCACTATTTCGAGGGCGGCGTGCACGGTTTCATGACCATGCCCGCCTTCGACATCTGCCAGCGGGCCCGGGCTCAGGCGTGCGCCGCGGTGAACGAGATCCTGGACAAGGCCATCACGACGTAG
- a CDS encoding flavin-containing monooxygenase, whose amino-acid sequence MGAGFGGLYALHRFREQGLDVRVFEAAPEVGGTWYFNRYPGARCDVESLDYCYSFSDELQQEWTWSEKYATQSEILEYINWVADKLTLRDGITFNTRVTAAVLDEDTLRWSVTTDSGEEVTARFVVMATGPLSSALTPDIPGLESFGGEVYHTAHWPHEGVDFTGKRVAVIGTGSSGIQSTPIIAEQAEQLYVFQRTPNYSVPAGNRVLTDDEVAQAKATYDERRRMSWRSGGGSPHVAHPKLTMEVTPEERRQAFEKRWELGGVLFSKTFSDQMINLEANEEARKFYEEKIRAVIDDPEVADLLIPDDHPIGTKRICTDTNYFQTFNRPNVKLISVRKTPIQTIDATGIVTSDARYDIDALVLATGFDAMTGTLAKIDIVGRGGRRLVDDWADGPRTYLGLGVDGFPNLFLVSGPGAPAVLANMVLHAEAHVNWIADAIAHLDQHGYAALEATPDAVDNWIAECNRRADATLFPKANSWYMGANVPGKPRVFMLFIGGFAAYLDICAEVAGAGYKGFSLLEPIAAER is encoded by the coding sequence GTGGGAGCCGGATTCGGCGGGTTGTACGCCCTGCACAGGTTCCGCGAGCAGGGGCTGGACGTGCGGGTGTTCGAGGCGGCCCCCGAGGTCGGCGGGACCTGGTACTTCAACCGGTATCCCGGGGCGCGCTGCGACGTGGAAAGCCTCGACTACTGTTACTCGTTCTCCGATGAGCTGCAGCAGGAATGGACCTGGTCGGAGAAGTACGCCACCCAGTCGGAGATCCTCGAGTACATCAACTGGGTCGCCGACAAGCTGACGTTGCGCGACGGCATCACGTTCAACACGCGGGTCACCGCGGCCGTCCTGGACGAGGACACCCTGCGCTGGTCGGTCACCACCGACAGCGGCGAGGAGGTCACCGCACGATTCGTAGTGATGGCCACGGGGCCGCTCTCGTCGGCGCTGACGCCGGACATCCCGGGACTGGAGAGCTTCGGCGGCGAGGTGTACCACACCGCGCACTGGCCGCACGAGGGCGTGGACTTCACCGGCAAGCGGGTCGCCGTCATCGGAACCGGGTCCTCGGGGATCCAGTCCACCCCCATCATCGCCGAGCAGGCCGAGCAGCTCTACGTGTTCCAGCGGACCCCGAATTACAGTGTCCCCGCCGGTAATCGGGTGCTCACCGACGACGAGGTCGCCCAGGCCAAGGCCACCTACGACGAGCGCCGGCGGATGTCGTGGCGCAGCGGCGGCGGCTCCCCGCACGTGGCGCACCCGAAGCTGACCATGGAGGTCACGCCCGAGGAACGTCGCCAGGCCTTCGAGAAGCGGTGGGAACTCGGCGGTGTGCTGTTCTCCAAGACGTTCTCCGACCAGATGATCAACCTCGAAGCCAACGAGGAAGCCCGGAAGTTCTACGAAGAGAAGATCCGCGCCGTCATCGACGACCCCGAGGTCGCCGATCTGCTGATCCCGGATGATCATCCGATCGGCACCAAGCGAATCTGCACCGACACCAACTACTTCCAGACGTTCAACCGGCCCAACGTGAAGCTGATCAGTGTCCGCAAGACCCCGATCCAGACGATCGACGCCACCGGCATCGTGACCTCCGATGCCCGCTACGACATCGATGCCCTGGTGCTGGCCACCGGATTCGACGCGATGACGGGAACCCTGGCCAAGATCGACATCGTGGGCCGGGGCGGCCGGCGACTCGTCGACGACTGGGCCGACGGGCCCCGCACCTACCTGGGCCTGGGTGTCGACGGGTTTCCGAACCTGTTCCTGGTCTCCGGTCCGGGGGCGCCGGCGGTGCTAGCCAACATGGTGTTGCACGCCGAGGCGCACGTGAACTGGATCGCCGATGCCATCGCCCACCTCGACCAGCACGGCTACGCCGCCCTCGAGGCGACCCCGGACGCGGTCGACAACTGGATCGCCGAGTGCAACCGGCGGGCCGACGCCACGCTCTTCCCGAAGGCCAACTCCTGGTACATGGGCGCCAACGTGCCCGGAAAGCCGCGGGTGTTCATGCTTTTCATCGGCGGGTTCGCCGCCTACCTCGACATCTGCGCGGAAGTGGCCGGCGCCGGTTACAAGGGATTCAGCCTGCTGGAGCCCATCGCTGCGGAACGCTAG
- the bphC gene encoding biphenyl-2,3-diol 1,2-dioxygenase has protein sequence MTPLFSSLGYVSVQTADIERWRRFAFGVLGFAEGSGPDPDALYLRMDERAARIIVTPGETDKIVTVGWEVRDRAALAEVKRALDGAGVAFKELSLAEADTRRVEEVIAFEDPAGTALEVFHGAVLDHSPVVTPFGARFVTGAQGLGHVVLPALDVNAMFEFYTEVLGFRSRGAFRVPVPPEFGPLRVRFLGINERHHSLAVCPASTLRDPGLVHLMVEVDSLDAVGQALDRVAADGFQLSSTLGRHTNDKMVSFYVRAPGDWDIEFGTDGMRVDESFYTAEEITADSYWGHQWVDDLPAAMRP, from the coding sequence ATGACACCGTTGTTCAGCAGCCTCGGCTACGTCTCGGTTCAGACCGCCGACATCGAACGTTGGCGCCGGTTCGCCTTCGGCGTGCTCGGCTTCGCCGAGGGCAGCGGGCCCGATCCCGATGCGCTCTACCTGCGCATGGACGAGCGCGCCGCCCGCATCATCGTCACGCCCGGCGAGACCGACAAGATCGTCACCGTCGGCTGGGAGGTGCGCGACCGCGCGGCCCTGGCCGAGGTCAAGCGCGCCCTCGACGGCGCCGGCGTGGCGTTCAAGGAACTGTCGTTGGCCGAGGCCGATACCCGTCGCGTCGAGGAGGTCATCGCGTTCGAGGATCCCGCCGGGACCGCGCTGGAGGTGTTCCACGGCGCGGTGCTCGACCACAGTCCCGTCGTCACCCCGTTCGGCGCGCGGTTCGTCACCGGCGCCCAGGGTTTGGGGCATGTGGTGCTGCCGGCCCTGGACGTGAACGCGATGTTCGAGTTCTACACCGAGGTGCTGGGTTTCAGGTCCCGCGGCGCCTTCCGGGTGCCGGTGCCGCCGGAGTTCGGGCCGCTGCGGGTGCGGTTCCTCGGCATCAACGAGCGCCACCACAGCCTGGCGGTATGTCCGGCCTCGACGCTGCGCGATCCCGGCCTGGTGCACCTGATGGTGGAGGTGGATTCGCTGGATGCGGTGGGCCAGGCCCTCGACCGGGTCGCCGCGGACGGTTTCCAGCTGTCGTCCACCCTGGGCCGACACACCAACGACAAGATGGTGTCGTTCTACGTCCGCGCCCCCGGGGACTGGGACATCGAGTTCGGCACCGACGGCATGCGGGTGGACGAGAGCTTCTACACCGCGGAGGAGATCACCGCCGACAGCTACTGGGGCCATCAGTGGGTCGATGATCTGCCCGCGGCCATGCGCCCCTGA
- a CDS encoding LLM class flavin-dependent oxidoreductase, whose protein sequence is MHINMGLPTLFPHGRETEFSWYRKIDEGPWDGLTTYERVLYPDSWAVIPQLAAAAAVTERVRLWTDIVALPMRNPVLFAKDLATVDVLSGGRLTLGVGIGAWDEDYLAVGSPLERKRQRMDQAVATMRAVWAQEPPVEGHHPVGPAPVQADGIPLVAGVVGPKALARAAQWAHGVSDPAHSLHFNVEALATQRERVVEAWQAAGRTDRPHFSAPVWFALGPDPEKQLREHVIDFWDQDAVAAGPESSYVTAPDAGTLNCGAAGLLAAVNGAREAGLDELRLIPTTADPDEIDRAREVLGI, encoded by the coding sequence ATGCACATCAACATGGGACTACCGACGCTCTTCCCGCACGGACGGGAGACCGAGTTCTCGTGGTATCGCAAGATCGACGAGGGGCCGTGGGACGGCCTCACGACCTATGAACGGGTGCTCTACCCCGACAGCTGGGCCGTGATCCCGCAGCTCGCCGCCGCGGCCGCGGTGACCGAACGCGTGCGGCTCTGGACCGACATCGTTGCGCTCCCGATGCGGAACCCGGTCTTGTTCGCGAAAGACCTTGCCACCGTGGATGTTCTGTCCGGCGGCCGGCTGACACTCGGGGTCGGCATCGGCGCCTGGGACGAGGACTACCTGGCGGTCGGCAGCCCCCTCGAGCGGAAGCGGCAGCGGATGGACCAGGCCGTCGCGACGATGCGCGCGGTGTGGGCCCAGGAGCCGCCCGTCGAAGGACACCATCCCGTCGGCCCCGCGCCTGTGCAGGCCGACGGCATCCCCCTGGTCGCCGGGGTCGTCGGCCCCAAGGCGCTCGCGCGGGCCGCGCAATGGGCGCACGGGGTCAGCGACCCGGCGCACTCGCTGCATTTCAACGTCGAGGCGTTGGCTACTCAGCGCGAACGCGTCGTCGAGGCATGGCAGGCCGCAGGACGGACCGACCGCCCGCACTTCTCCGCCCCCGTCTGGTTCGCACTCGGTCCGGACCCGGAGAAGCAGTTGCGCGAGCACGTCATCGACTTCTGGGACCAGGATGCCGTCGCCGCCGGACCGGAGTCGTCCTACGTGACCGCCCCGGACGCGGGGACGTTGAACTGCGGGGCCGCCGGGCTGCTCGCCGCCGTGAACGGTGCGCGCGAAGCGGGACTGGACGAGTTACGACTCATCCCGACCACCGCCGACCCCGACGAAATCGACCGTGCGCGTGAGGTGCTCGGTATCTGA
- a CDS encoding ferredoxin--NADP reductase, producing the protein MTDAASGSSRTVPLTVSAVVDESPDAKSLVFTIPDEHRGRFDYRPGQFLTLRIPSERTGSVARCYSLASSPHTDDAPKVTVKRTDGGYGSNWLCDNVAAGSIIEVLPPSGLFTPADLDADFLLWAAGSGVTPVMSILKSVLAGGTGRVVLCYANRDEHSVIFAAELRALAARYAGRLTVLHWLESIQGLPTRAQLGGFARMFTGYQSFVCGPEPFMAVVKEALTEAGTPRDNIHLEVFLSLTGDPFGEVVVEDSDDADAAEVQISLDGAVHHLRWPRNNNLVDVMLAAGIDVPFSCREGNCGSCAATVVDGEVDLGNAAILEPDDIAEGLFLACQACPRSDQLQVEF; encoded by the coding sequence ATGACCGACGCCGCATCCGGCTCCTCGCGCACGGTGCCCTTGACCGTGTCCGCCGTCGTCGACGAGAGCCCCGACGCCAAGTCCCTGGTGTTCACCATTCCCGACGAGCATCGGGGACGTTTCGACTACCGCCCGGGCCAGTTCCTCACGCTGCGCATCCCCAGCGAGCGCACCGGATCAGTGGCGCGCTGCTACTCGCTGGCCAGTTCGCCGCACACCGACGACGCGCCGAAGGTCACCGTGAAACGCACCGACGGTGGGTACGGCTCGAACTGGTTGTGCGACAACGTCGCCGCGGGCAGCATCATCGAGGTGCTGCCGCCGTCTGGGTTGTTCACCCCGGCCGACCTCGATGCGGACTTCCTGTTGTGGGCGGCCGGCAGCGGGGTCACGCCGGTGATGTCGATCCTCAAGTCCGTGCTGGCCGGCGGGACCGGACGCGTGGTGCTCTGCTACGCGAACCGCGATGAGCACTCGGTCATCTTCGCCGCCGAACTGCGCGCGCTGGCGGCCCGCTACGCCGGTCGCCTGACCGTGTTGCACTGGCTCGAATCCATCCAGGGCCTGCCCACCCGCGCGCAACTGGGCGGCTTCGCCCGCATGTTCACCGGCTACCAGTCTTTCGTCTGCGGACCCGAGCCGTTCATGGCCGTGGTCAAGGAGGCACTCACCGAGGCCGGCACCCCGCGGGACAACATCCATCTCGAGGTCTTCCTATCCCTGACCGGCGACCCGTTCGGCGAGGTCGTCGTCGAGGATTCCGACGACGCCGATGCCGCCGAGGTCCAGATCAGCCTGGACGGCGCCGTGCACCACCTGCGCTGGCCCCGGAACAACAACCTGGTGGACGTGATGCTGGCCGCCGGCATCGACGTCCCGTTCTCCTGTCGGGAAGGCAACTGCGGTTCGTGCGCGGCCACCGTCGTCGACGGCGAGGTCGACCTGGGCAACGCCGCCATTCTCGAGCCCGACGACATCGCCGAGGGGCTGTTTCTGGCCTGCCAGGCCTGCCCGCGCTCCGACCAGCTGCAGGTGGAGTTCTGA
- a CDS encoding alpha/beta fold hydrolase, which yields MTSLDYHDTLREVTTPGGVLRYHEAGDGPPLLLLHGSGPGVTGWRNFRGNLDVFAEDFRCLVLEFPGYGVSDDFGGHPVIDAQTALVQFTDALGLERAHIIGNSMGGGVGVNFAIHHPDRVGKLVTIGGIGTNLFSPGPSEGIRLLQEFTENPTRERLVDWLHSMVYDPALVTEELIEERWALATEPETLASARRLYGKAAFTAMMDMMRKADFPMPWAVMHKVAAPTLLTWGRDDRVSPLDMALIPMRTIPNAEFHVFPNCGHWVMIEAKAAFERTVLSFLSDS from the coding sequence ATGACGTCACTCGACTACCACGACACGCTGCGCGAGGTCACCACCCCCGGCGGGGTGCTGCGCTATCACGAGGCCGGCGACGGACCGCCGCTGCTGTTGCTGCACGGCTCCGGTCCGGGCGTGACCGGTTGGCGCAACTTCCGCGGGAATCTCGACGTCTTCGCCGAGGACTTCCGCTGCCTGGTGTTGGAGTTCCCGGGTTACGGCGTCAGCGACGACTTCGGCGGGCATCCCGTGATCGACGCCCAGACGGCCCTGGTGCAGTTCACCGACGCCCTCGGCTTGGAGCGCGCGCACATCATCGGCAACTCGATGGGCGGCGGCGTCGGCGTCAACTTCGCCATTCACCACCCCGATCGGGTGGGCAAGCTGGTGACCATCGGTGGGATCGGCACCAACCTGTTCAGCCCGGGCCCCAGCGAGGGCATCCGGTTGCTGCAGGAATTCACCGAGAATCCCACCCGGGAGCGGCTCGTCGATTGGCTGCATTCGATGGTCTACGACCCGGCCCTGGTGACCGAGGAACTCATCGAGGAGCGCTGGGCGCTGGCCACCGAGCCCGAGACGTTGGCGTCCGCGCGGCGGCTGTACGGCAAGGCCGCCTTCACGGCGATGATGGACATGATGCGCAAGGCCGACTTCCCGATGCCGTGGGCGGTCATGCACAAGGTCGCCGCGCCGACCCTGCTGACGTGGGGCCGCGACGACCGGGTGAGTCCGCTGGATATGGCGCTGATCCCGATGCGCACGATTCCCAACGCCGAGTTTCACGTGTTCCCCAACTGCGGGCACTGGGTGATGATCGAGGCCAAGGCCGCCTTCGAACGGACTGTCCTGTCGTTCCTGTCCGATAGCTAG
- a CDS encoding acyl-CoA dehydrogenase family protein: protein MTKRVIDSLAERADQFREQAEEAEKIGKLTDNTVKAMKHLGHIRLLQPKAHGGLEVHPREFAETVMATAALDPSAGWINGVVGVHPYQLAYADPRVAQEIWADDVDTWVASPYAPQGVAVPTDGGYIFTGRWQFSSGTDHCDWIILGAMVGSNEPGAEGTPLMPPQMLHMILPRKDYEIVEDSWDVVGLRGTGSKDVIVNGAFVPDYRTMDGMKVMDGTAQREAGMTEPLYLMPWSTMFPLGISSATIGIAEGALAAALDYQRQRVNSSGVAIKDDPYVMYAIGEAAADINAARQELLANADRIFDLVSAGKEVSFEDRAAGRRTQIRAVWRAVSAVDEIFARCGGNAARMDKPLQRYWRDAHVGQAHAIHVPGTVYHASALSSLGVDPQGPLRAMI from the coding sequence ATGACGAAACGGGTGATCGACAGCCTCGCCGAACGCGCCGACCAGTTCCGCGAGCAGGCCGAGGAGGCCGAGAAGATCGGCAAGCTGACCGACAACACGGTCAAGGCCATGAAGCACCTCGGCCACATCCGGCTGCTGCAACCCAAGGCACACGGCGGCCTCGAGGTCCACCCCCGCGAGTTCGCCGAAACCGTCATGGCCACCGCGGCGTTGGATCCGTCGGCGGGGTGGATCAACGGGGTTGTGGGCGTGCACCCCTACCAGCTGGCGTACGCCGATCCGCGGGTTGCACAGGAGATCTGGGCCGACGACGTCGACACCTGGGTGGCCTCCCCATACGCACCGCAGGGGGTGGCCGTCCCCACCGACGGCGGCTACATCTTCACCGGGCGCTGGCAATTCAGCTCGGGCACCGACCACTGCGACTGGATCATCCTGGGCGCCATGGTCGGCAGCAACGAACCCGGGGCCGAGGGCACCCCGCTGATGCCGCCGCAGATGCTGCACATGATCCTGCCCCGCAAGGACTACGAGATTGTCGAGGACTCCTGGGATGTGGTCGGCCTGCGCGGGACCGGGTCCAAGGACGTCATTGTCAACGGCGCCTTCGTTCCCGACTACCGCACCATGGACGGGATGAAGGTCATGGACGGCACCGCCCAACGCGAGGCCGGCATGACCGAGCCGCTCTATCTGATGCCGTGGTCGACGATGTTCCCGCTGGGCATCAGCTCGGCGACCATCGGCATCGCCGAGGGGGCGCTGGCCGCCGCGCTCGACTACCAGCGCCAACGGGTCAACTCCAGCGGCGTGGCGATCAAGGACGACCCGTACGTCATGTACGCCATCGGCGAGGCCGCCGCCGACATCAACGCGGCGCGCCAGGAACTGCTGGCCAACGCCGATCGCATCTTCGATCTGGTCAGCGCCGGCAAGGAGGTGTCCTTCGAGGACCGGGCGGCGGGCCGGCGCACCCAGATCCGGGCGGTGTGGCGCGCGGTCTCCGCCGTCGACGAGATCTTCGCCCGGTGTGGCGGCAACGCGGCGCGGATGGACAAGCCGCTGCAACGTTATTGGCGCGATGCGCACGTGGGCCAGGCGCACGCGATTCACGTGCCCGGCACCGTGTACCACGCATCGGCATTGAGTTCCCTCGGTGTGGACCCGCAGGGCCCGCTGCGGGCGATGATCTGA
- a CDS encoding IclR family transcriptional regulator, giving the protein MTVTIDKPVTSANKPATETPSAVIDRISLVLDAFDGPGRLTLAQVVRRTGLPRSSAHRMLERLVQLRWLRRDGRDYELGMRLVELGSLAVHQDRLHRAAIPKLHELHAATGLVVHLAVLDGTDVVYMEKVGNRMAAAIPTRVGGRQLAHCTAVGKAMLALADEDDVDVLGSDFIPRLTKYSISTHVQLRAELLKVRSHGIAFDREESLPGFGCVAAAIGDPGEAVAAVSVCGPMNRMMFDQRLVAPVRMAAMNIWRAVEGGPVRVTPTLQQMRPLRGGPAVHPGIRPAHATPRKLA; this is encoded by the coding sequence ATGACCGTGACCATCGATAAGCCTGTGACCAGCGCCAACAAACCTGCCACCGAGACACCCAGCGCGGTGATCGACCGCATCTCGCTGGTCCTCGACGCTTTCGACGGCCCCGGCCGGCTCACCCTGGCTCAGGTGGTCCGCCGCACCGGGCTGCCGCGCTCGTCGGCGCACCGGATGCTCGAGCGGCTGGTGCAGCTGCGCTGGCTGCGCCGCGACGGACGCGACTACGAACTCGGTATGCGGCTGGTGGAACTGGGGTCACTGGCCGTGCATCAGGACCGGCTGCACCGGGCGGCCATCCCCAAGCTGCACGAATTGCACGCCGCCACCGGACTGGTGGTCCACCTGGCCGTGCTGGACGGCACCGACGTCGTCTACATGGAAAAGGTCGGCAACCGGATGGCCGCGGCCATCCCCACCCGCGTCGGTGGCCGCCAGCTCGCGCACTGTACGGCGGTGGGCAAGGCCATGCTGGCCCTCGCCGACGAGGACGACGTCGACGTGCTGGGGTCCGACTTCATCCCCCGGCTGACGAAGTACTCCATCTCCACCCACGTCCAGCTGCGCGCCGAACTGCTAAAGGTCCGCTCGCACGGGATCGCTTTCGACCGCGAGGAGTCGCTGCCGGGCTTCGGTTGCGTGGCCGCAGCCATCGGCGACCCGGGTGAAGCGGTGGCCGCGGTCTCGGTCTGCGGGCCCATGAACCGGATGATGTTCGACCAGCGGCTGGTCGCACCGGTCCGGATGGCCGCGATGAACATCTGGCGCGCCGTGGAGGGCGGCCCGGTGCGGGTGACGCCCACGCTGCAGCAGATGCGGCCCTTGCGCGGCGGCCCCGCGGTCCACCCGGGCATCCGGCCCGCGCACGCGACCCCCCGCAAGCTCGCATGA
- a CDS encoding FAD-binding protein, translating to MGSTGEYDVIVVGFGAAGAAAAIEAADRGARVLVLDRGHGGGATALSGGIVYAGAGTPEQRLGGYEDTVDDMLAYLRAEVGDAVSEETLARFCEQSPAMIEWLKAQGVEFRGGTVSSYKTSYPTDDFYLYYSGNEKAHPYSRHARPAPRGHRVLAPGMSSGKVMFEHLRRSAQSKGIEFIPLARVHALIQDDDGHVTGVRYRAMDLEHRNARQHSLLTRVTGKVGTWLPGVVRGAVARTERLWSEAATEASAHAPTVILAAGGFIYNRDWMQQFAPQFMKISPLGTPGDDGAGIALGLAAGGITDKMDNVTAWRFLAPPSAFLEGLTVGADGRRIANEDLYGATHGNAMMREFNGTGWAIYDAATWQKVRRQINEQTQVFQRLQLLYLFTLGHKKARTIDGIARKNGIDPAGLRATVAAYNTGIASGAGDPGHKTPELCPPMTDGPFYSINISADSSMFYPIPGLTLGGLVVDETSGAVTHRDGGAIPGLYAAGRNAVGICSNSYVSGLSISDCVFSGRRAGAHAAQTAALESGQ from the coding sequence ATGGGATCGACCGGGGAGTACGACGTCATCGTCGTGGGGTTCGGCGCGGCCGGTGCGGCCGCCGCCATCGAGGCCGCCGACCGCGGCGCCCGGGTGCTCGTGCTGGACCGCGGCCATGGCGGCGGGGCCACCGCGTTATCGGGCGGGATCGTCTACGCCGGGGCGGGCACACCCGAACAACGCCTCGGCGGTTACGAGGACACCGTCGACGACATGCTCGCCTACCTCCGGGCGGAAGTCGGCGACGCCGTGAGCGAGGAGACCCTCGCGCGGTTCTGCGAGCAGAGCCCCGCGATGATCGAGTGGCTCAAGGCGCAGGGCGTCGAATTCCGGGGCGGGACGGTGTCGTCGTACAAGACCTCCTATCCCACCGACGACTTCTACCTCTACTACTCCGGCAACGAGAAGGCTCACCCGTACAGCCGGCATGCGCGGCCGGCGCCCCGCGGCCACCGCGTGCTGGCCCCGGGGATGAGCTCCGGCAAGGTGATGTTCGAGCACCTGCGCCGTTCCGCGCAGTCCAAGGGCATCGAGTTCATCCCGCTGGCGCGCGTGCACGCCCTGATCCAGGACGACGACGGGCATGTCACCGGGGTCCGTTATCGCGCAATGGATCTCGAACACCGCAACGCGCGCCAGCATTCGCTGCTCACCCGGGTCACCGGCAAGGTGGGGACCTGGCTGCCGGGTGTGGTCCGCGGTGCGGTCGCGCGAACCGAACGGCTGTGGTCCGAGGCCGCGACCGAAGCCAGCGCACACGCTCCGACCGTGATCCTCGCCGCCGGCGGCTTCATCTACAACCGGGACTGGATGCAGCAGTTCGCACCGCAGTTCATGAAGATCTCCCCGCTGGGCACCCCCGGCGACGACGGCGCCGGCATCGCACTGGGCCTGGCCGCCGGCGGCATAACCGACAAGATGGACAACGTCACCGCGTGGCGGTTCCTGGCCCCGCCGAGCGCATTCCTCGAAGGCCTGACCGTGGGCGCCGACGGCCGCCGCATCGCCAACGAGGACCTCTACGGGGCGACACACGGCAACGCCATGATGCGCGAGTTCAACGGCACCGGGTGGGCGATCTACGACGCGGCGACCTGGCAGAAGGTGCGCCGACAGATCAACGAACAGACCCAGGTGTTCCAGCGCCTGCAACTGCTGTATCTGTTCACGCTCGGCCACAAGAAGGCCCGCACGATCGACGGGATCGCCCGCAAGAACGGCATCGACCCGGCCGGACTGCGCGCCACCGTCGCCGCATACAACACCGGGATCGCCAGTGGTGCAGGCGATCCCGGGCACAAGACGCCCGAACTGTGCCCGCCTATGACCGACGGTCCGTTCTATTCGATCAACATCTCGGCCGACTCGTCGATGTTCTACCCGATCCCCGGACTGACCCTCGGCGGCCTCGTCGTCGACGAGACGTCCGGTGCGGTGACTCACCGCGACGGCGGCGCCATCCCGGGGTTGTACGCGGCCGGGCGCAACGCGGTCGGCATCTGCTCCAACAGTTACGTCAGCGGGCTGTCGATCTCGGACTGCGTGTTCAGCGGTCGCCGCGCCGGCGCCCATGCCGCGCAGACGGCTGCCCTAGAGTCGGGACAATGA